Part of the Siniperca chuatsi isolate FFG_IHB_CAS linkage group LG6, ASM2008510v1, whole genome shotgun sequence genome, taaaaaaaaaaactgttagtGAGCCAATGAAACAATCACTCAGTCCCTTTGCTATACTTCAGGGTGGCCAGTATGATCTCCCAGTTCACCGAGGGGCTGAACAGCTGTGGTGGATTGTGGAATACGGTACAGTCTCACTGGGAGGTGTTTGTGCCAGTGATGACAAGTGCACAGCAGCAGCCTCTGACCCTGGAAGAGTTCAAACAACTTTTCACTGTCAGCTACAGTCCCCCAGACAGCCAGCCAAGGGCTGCTGAGGAGGCAACAGTTGGACACTGGGAAACAGTCCTCACCTTGGTCAGTGGTAAGAacagagggatggatggaggatgGGAATGAAGACTATAAAGACTCTTGTGGTTCTTGTGTCAGGCACTGAAAGAGGAAAGAAGTTTTAAAGTGATATTAAGATAAGAGCGTTTCAGGGTTTACTATGAGAACATTTTAACTAAACTGTCCGTGTGCACAATCAGATGGTCAGGCAGATTTTTCCTTTGAGGACCTCCTCGCCTTCATCACAGGAGCTGATCGTCTGCCTCCTCTTGGGTTCCCCAGATTGATCTCCCTACGTTTTTACTCCCAGGTTGGTATCTATCAGATCAGCATAGGTCCAGATGATATGAAAATATCCTGAAAATGGAGCAGCTAATAGTGTGCTTGCTGAGAACATTGAGACTGAACTAAAGTTACAGTCTgtaaaaaccaaacaatcagctctgtagagctgaggggagctgcagatgaTGATCACTGATAGCAGATAATTGTTTGTGGGcttgtcactatgagcgacaaTTTTCACAAACATGTAGCAGTTTGATccattgtttcctttttcttttcaacaatTAATCATGACCTGGGTAGTACAGtataatagtttatttgccatttctcttttaatgtttgttttttttttaatcttttttttaattaaattttaattctAGGGAAAAAATGTCCATACCCAGCAGCAGTCAAGTACAAACTAGCTACAAACCCATACATTAACTAATACTTtgaatttaataattaattattgtaaGCAAGTGAATACTTAATTGTGGTATTCAATCGTTACTCAGTATTTGATGATGACATTGAATTACCTCTGAATTTATAGCATTGAAGTATTTTACTGAAATTTCCAGGTCGTCATTTTAGGTTAtgcaatttcaaaaacaaatggttttttttttgtttttttgggttcACTAATTCAGAAAATTCAAGCGTCCAGTATTCAAAAAACTGTATTCAAGTCAGAAACATTAGATGCTTAAATTGGATTGTTAAATTCAGACACCAAAATTCAAGATTAAAAATTCAAACTTGAAAATCCTGTCTACCAAGGATAAGCAATCGAATGTGACTGGAATCACTCAGACCTCTGTCCTATCAGGTTACGCTTTCAATGATCCAAGTAAGAGATGTTCAAATTAGTTACTGGAAACCCTGAACACTTGATTTTTCTATCTAggttaaaacattattttttttaaatttgaaattgCAAAACTGACCAAATGGAATTTCATAGAGGTGAACTCAAACCATATAAATTCAGATAGATGGGTTTTAAAGTGAAATAGTCTTAATGCTATGAATTCTATCATTTAACAATAAGTACTCTTTGGTAATTTCACAATTAGGTATTCAGTTGCTTAGAAGATTCAAATTCATAAAggcctttctttgcttccatgtgttttcttctgtcttgAGATAAATCTTCATGTCAGATTTCTCTCACCTTGAATTCATTTTCCAGGATGCAAGCATGTCAGGTGTGCGTCTGCCCTACGCCTCCACCTGCGCTCTGGAGCTTTTCCTGCCGAGGGGAGAGGCAGGGGCTGCAGACCTGTTGATGCTGCTGAGCAGAGCCGTGCACGAGGCCCTCGGCTTTACACGTTTccagagagatggagatggagaggtgaTAAGCTGAAGTGGACGCCCTCCTGGATACTTGACGTCTTGCTGAAGCCAACTTTGTGGAGCTAGGATATGAACAATGTGACTGAGAAGAAAGCAACCCCACAGATTTTGGTATAGGTGCTAGTCTGTGAGTAGTTTGTTACTAATTAGTCACTAAAACTCATGTGACCTAATGAGTGAGCTTAGACcaatatttgtattgtttaagGCTTTATTCATTCAGAGTCAGATGTATAATAGCAGctgtgcacatactgtaattacTTTCGTGTCATGGGAACTACAATGTCTTTTTAGAAGAGTGGGAGGAGATGGTGAGCATAACAGGGGTTAGGAGTTTTGGCTATAGTTGATCAGATATGATTAATTGTGTTGACATACTATACTGTCATAGATGCATTCTTCAATTTAAGATTGTcatccatgttttgttttgatctttTAATAGTTATtccaatatactgtagatactgCTTCCAAAGTCATGCACCTccagcacacatacattttcagaCTGCCTCTTTTTGACATCTTACAGAATAGCCAGTTTGAATACTGGAAATGTTTTACACAATAGCAAAACTTTCACTCTACTAtctctttttgtattttcacataATGTTTTAAAGCAGAGCTCGACAACTAATGTATTCATATAATTCTATTTGCTTTAAAATCAAATGTTGAATAAACTTTTCGaatgatttattaaagaaaacaaaaagccGAGTGCTACAACTAGATATGTCTCTTTGATATCTCTTTGTCTTTCAAAAGGGCAtaatacaacataaaataacataattgCTAATCTTGTGTTATAAATCTAGTGTTAAATCTAAGCAAAACCTATAATGGTTTGGCTATGACAGTGCAGAAATGGTCATATAGccttaaatgaaaatgtttgtggtACTTGGAGCTGCAGGTGCGGTAGTTCCAGCCGGAGTTGAGGTGGCTGGAGCTGCAGGTGCGGTAGTTCCAGCCGGAGTTGCGGTGGCTGGAACCCCAGGTGCGGTAGTTCCAGCCGGAGTTGAGGTGGCTGGAGCTGCAGGTGCGGTAGTTCCAGCCGGAGTTGAGGTGGCTGGAACCCCAGGTGCGGTAGTTCCAGCCGGAGTTGAGGTGGCTGGAACCCCAGGTTCCAGCCGGAGTTGAGGTGGCTGGAGCCGCAGGTGGCTGGAACCAGCCGGAGTTGTGGTGGCTGGAACCCCAGGTGCGGTAGTAGTTGTTGTAGTAGTGGTGTTTGGTGGTGTGGTTGTTGAGCTTAGGTTTGTGGTAGTTGTGGTTGTTATGGGTGTGGTTGGTGATGTTGTAGTGCTTGGGGGTGAGGTAACTGTGGGTGTGGTTGTTTGAGGTGTAGTTATTGTGTTCAGGGATGTTGTGGTGTAGCTTGGGACTGTGGTTGCAACTCTAACCCTTTGAATGTTTGTCACGGTGACTGTGTGGGCTGTTCCATTCAGGAGCTGCTCACTCCTGAAGAACTagatggagagaaaacacagatatttacagtgttgggcagtagtGGCGTTACTAGTTTGGTATGCCTATGTTCTTCTACatctttcatactttttacacAATCACAGTTCAAAATTCATGAAATTTTCAGTACTTTTCTGAGTTTACAATGAGTGTTTATTGGGCGGACCAAACGGTCAGAGTGCAGAGGgtctgtaaattattttttaaaactcttctcTTCAATTTGCTGTCATTCCCACAATATTCACTTTTGTGCATAATTTATacatcaaaataaagaaaaaattgtGACGGTCGCAAACGTGTAACTATGGAGTCAAACAAACTCACTCAGTTGccacagtcagcttcaaagtAACACTAGTGCCAGCTGTACATGTGCATATTAACTGAGACCAGAAAGGGAGgcagaaaaagagacatttctaatctgcagctcagctaatttgaaaatatagaaattttgatttgatgatatatatccacatatttttgtttaggagaaaaatcaacacacaagtaaGATTACCAATTTGTGTGATGGAGATCTTTTAGTTATTGTCAGAATAACTTGCCAACCATGGTAGTCTGTACAAGACAGGCCTCAGTTTTTCCCCTAACCTGAGTCAATTGCAAGTTGATTAAGACTGCAGAAAGTCTACTTAAAAAGTtagcaaaaagctaaaagtaaagatactgtaaatggttgatacaaccagtttctgtcactCCAAATGGCAGTAGTACAATGGCAAACCTGGccaaaactactgaaaaataCCATTGAATAATATCATAAAGCCATCCCATCTATCAAAGGGGTACTTAAGCccatctgatagggctgtggTGGTCCgtctgacaaaaaaggttgggaacaactgttgtaagcgacattcactgccactaaatgtcacactaaagaaccagcatctcagaccaaaaaaATGGTCGCtacagcccaccagactccattgagaaaaacatgcattttacTTTGCAGAAacctgtaaaacacacttcattcaaactggacagaaacaaaaactccTATTCCACAATTCAAATCcacctctgtctcacacacagaaacacacgctAACAGCCCAAGATGGTGAAGACCTCCACACAAGCTAACATTACATTTACCCAAGCACTTTGAGTAAACATTGAGCATTTCTGAAGCTAAAACGCAATGGAGCTTTCTGCTGCGGTCAGAAACAATACTGTTAAGGATCGGTAAGTGACGCCACCGTCTGAACGGACATGTGTAGCAGACAGAAGCACTTCCTTATGACGGTGACATCACGTACCAATCTTTGGGCTGATGCTTACGACTCTGCTGCAACggaatacagacacacaagcttgagtttacacattcaggtgattTCCGAATAAgttaacacaaacatttaataagctAACCATCACAATCCAGTGCAGTCTGCAAACACCTATTCATTTTCTGCCAACctacagtgaaaaaaaattggTGGTTAGCTGTTGACAAGTTGCTGGCTGGATTAAGCGAGAGCAGACAGCACAGcagttttattgatcactgagatAGCATTGACTTGGAAAGAAGTtggttcaatgtaaaaaaaaaaaaaaagaagaaaaaagtagcTTTTATGTAGTAAGctacttttgccatgttgctgtagcaAGTAGCTTGCCCAACGCTTGATATTTATATTGAGTGTATGCATTATCATTTGATAATGTGAGCTGAAGAGTCTTCacaaaacagttattttacaCTTTCTGTTTTACATACCTGTTTAACAAGTTCAATGATGGTTCCATTGCTGACCTCTCCGTAGGAAGTCATCTTCATCTGTAGATGTGCCAGTGATTCCAAGCCTGtagggatttaaaaaaatattacatgtgGAAATTTATAAACTATTAACATTTTGGGACTTGTATATGTCAATGTTAAAATGATTCCTGGTAATTGCTACACGTCCTTGAACATACAATTATTGCAGTTCCATTACTAATGTTCAACATAACATAATCACTGAAGAAGAAATAGCTTTTAAAGTAGTCTTTTAAGCTTTGTCAGGGTGAGCTTCACTCTTCACTTTGCTTTCAGCTTACTTGTGGTGGTTGAAGCTGCagttgtggttgtgtgtgaaGTTGTAGTAGAAGTTGCAGTGTTTGTACCTGGGTCAGTGGTTGTAGTTCCTTGGGCTTCAACTGTGGTAGTTTAAAGAATTTCAGAAAAACAATCAGATCAAATACATATATCTCTTGTCATGTTCATCTTTATATGAGGACTTTCATCAAGGACTGGAAATTCATTGTCTGTCAGTTTGTACATCTGTCACCAAACAACTATTTTCATGATTGACATGGATTTTTGTGCGTACAGCCATGCTCTCAAAAGGATGATCCTAGTGATTTAGTTGACCCTACCACTTTAACTTGCGCACCAACCAATCAAGCCAAACTACCTAGTACATAATACAATATTGACTGTAAACTAATGTCCAGCTTAGAGATGGTTAGACCTTGACAGAGGTTATGAACGCTTCACTGTTCTATATGTGAGTTGTTGTTTTATATGCACCCTCAATTTGGAATTAATGTTTTTTGGGTTTTAGTATTAATCACAATCAGATATACTGTTTAGCAATATTAAATTCTCAATGTCTAACAATGCTTAAACTACTACAAAGTGCCTTTTCAACTTTTTagctttgtttagttttttttctaactAAAAGTGAGAGTGGCACCTGACGCTGTCTGCCAGCCAGGAGTTATGTTTATGCTCTTGTTTATTATTCTCCAATGTCCTTGACAGAGGGCCATTCAGGCAGTAAATGTCACCTTGGAAATTAACTAAAGCAAATAACCAGCTCTATTGAACCTCCTCTAATTACTtcattacttattttgttaaattaattgtaataatttaattttaagacGATTCTGGCAAATAAATACATCTCATTCCAATTTTTGTTGTCTGATCTTGCTTTTGGTAAGTTATACTGTTGAAATAACTCAAATTTATTTCATTAGACTACAATTAATAGTGTTTTTAAAGGAGAAATCAATAGCAGGCAATAATAGagcatatattattatatattacaatattttgaAGAATGTAGAATGTAAAACACAGTCTGAAATACTTAACTTTTTGAATACTTAACACTACTACTGTCTCCAGTCTTCTCTGATACAATAAGGCATATTATAAAATATCATACAAACAATCAAAGCCATGAAGGTTATATAAGAAACTTATAATGAATACTTACTTTGTCCAGAGGATGCATGTAAATATCCAAGCAAAAATATCCAACAAAGAATTTTTCTTTCCATGATGACTGGTGTTACTTCTCACTACTCCAGGTACAGACAAGTAATTTGTCTGTGATTGCAAACTGTgctctgttttaaaatgactcCTCCCTGAGCTATAGAGGGAGTGACAAGGCATAGGTGACACAGGATACTTTCATATAACCTGAAAAACCAGCTaagtcacagacacacaaaatacacaatataataGACACTACAAACTAAATcataaaacacatcatacaATTGAAATAATCTGCAGTGACATTCCACAATGCCGAATTAGGTTGACAATCCACTTCTTTATGAATAGTTGGCAATTAGTTTAACTGCTGTATGGATCAGCTTCTAGTTAGTGAAATTACTCTTTTCTCAAAGGATGACAATTCACATTCTAAGCTATAGACAAGATGGGAAATGCTTAGTCAGAGTACATTATTTCAGTTCATTAGTGAGTCAGGATGTGTTTGATTTCAACACAGATAAAAGCTTAAAAGCTTACACAGAATGTGCTACCAGTAACAGAAGGTATTTTTAGAACTACTTTTGCTGGTATCaaataactaaattaaataGGGGGGGCACATTCCCATCAACATTGCAAGTTTTCCACAGTTAAAATGCCATTGGACTCTCATCAAGGTTGTCAAACAGGTTTCTTTATGTAATCCCTCTCTtcatctgctctctctgctttttGGTCAGTTCAAACTctgctattttattttaacttttattataaCTTTTTTACTGTCATCACTAGTTTAATCACATCCACATGCTGGGAACTTTAAGCTCAACTCTAATAAAAACTGTGCAGATTCTTTACAACATATTTGCACTAAATATAGCAGATGGTTTTTGctgatgtgtgttgttgtgtgttacTACATTCACTGAAAATTGGAAATTCTTGTGCCTGTGAAAGCTCAGTTGGCTAGTAAAGGCTGTCTGTAGGACTAATTTGTGGTAggatatttcatttttaatgtaatcGGTATAAGAGGAGCTACTGTGGTTTATTATAGCTgatacatttttgcatttgatttagaattcagttcaattttaaaCTCTTATTGaatatcaacaatggatcaaatgactgaaGGAGTGGTAAAGCGCTGTTTAATTCAATTCCAACTTAAAGGGGAACAGTTttctatgtgtaatgtgaaacaaattgcttgtagtgatgaacccacatcATTAAAGATGATTATAAATTGATAATTGatgattataaattattaatataaagtagacaaaaaatgattaatgcaggtttaacatCTTTTTTGAATAATGTGATATTACGTAGATCACTGCTTGTTAATGCTTGTTCTATTGTGTGtggtacaaaacaaaaatccttaaataaaacatattgtatataatgCATAAGTTGAATCTCCTTTAGATTGCTATGATGCACACTGCTGTGTATCATTATAGTTATTTTAGtgattttaatataaaactataaacaatAGTCTATAAAGCACAACTTTAAGcgatcaaataaaaacatacataccaGACAATACAATTCTCTcaccacatacagtaaataaaattacaaaacaacatgatcATGTTATAAAATTTTAAGGAATGTATGCAACATCTAtacaattttcttttctgtgcctttaaatgatgaattaatccagtgtttatgtgtatggAGAAACAACTGTTTTCCATATTTTTGGGTTtgtaatttattcagttttttatttacattgttcCACCACAGTAGAGAGAAACTGACCACAAATAGATTTACCAAATGCTGTTTGCTTCCAGCCTGGGACCTTTGTTACATGTAATTTCCCATTTCTCTCACTCTTGTTTTCTTTGACCTCTCAACTGTCCGCTATCGAATGGGCAAAAATGCCCGTAAAATTTAACCTGTGCAATGCGGTGGTGTGCAGATACACACTATTGAGCATGCATAGTTGTACTGATGTGAAGCTTCTGTCTCCCAGTCTGTGTGACTAGGTGTTGAGCTGCGGGATCCCTTGAATCCATTCAGCCCATTCTGATgattataatatacaatatacatacaatatacaatataatacagtataatggtAGTATATTTTCCGTTTCCCCCCAAATATTACATCAGCAGTTAAACATGTTGCATCCAGAGCTAATGACTACAGAAAACTATGATAATGTAATACCCAACGTTGTAGTGGaatatattacaaaaaatattgtttgatGTTTAATCCCTTTAGAGGGACATCTTGCTACATTTTGGCACATTACCACATAACTCCAAATTATCATATGCTACAAACCAATAAATGTCATGCAGTACTCCCCTCACTAGTCCAGTATTAACTAATACTTAGCTCAAGACACCGTTTTAAACTGGAATGTGCCTTAATGGAAGAAAAGATAGGCTGATAGTATTGGAATTTTTGTAAACAAGTGAATACATGACATTTAACCATTACTCAATATTTAATGATAGAATTTAATTACCTCTGAATCTATAACATTGAAGTATTTTACTGAAAACCATCTATCAGACTTTTTGTGGTTGAAATTCCCATCTTTGAAATTTCCAGAAGGTCATTTTAGGTTATGcaatttcaaaaatatatgtttttgcaCTCTGGTGTTCTTCCTGTTGttgacacagatacaggaaaGTGAACTTAAAATGTGTAACCCTCATGGAGGAATTCTTCAAGATAATATTGTcatcaatgttttgttttaatcttttaatatttattacaatatactgtagatacagaTGTCAAAGTTGTGCACCTCCAAAACACAAATTGTCAGACTGCCTCTTTTTGACTGGTTTGAACACTTATTTAATTGCACATCTTGCATTGTGTCTCTGCTAATATTTATAATTTGATATATTGAGGAAATGTTTTACACAATTAGTAGCAAAATTCCGACTTGATATTatcctttttttgtattttcacatgTTTTAAGGCAGATCATGACAGTgagtatatttatataattctaTTTGCTTTCAAATCTAATGTTGAATAAAGTTTCTATCGAATGATTTATTAAAGAACACAAAGAGAGTGCTTTAAATATATGTCTCTTTATTCATCTTTCAAAAGGGCAtaatacaacataaaataacataactGCTAATCTTGTGTTGTAAATCTAGTGTTAAATCTGAGCAAAACCAGAAGATCTATAATGGTTTGACTATGACAGTGCAGAAATGGTCATATAGTCTTAAGTGAAAGTGATTGTGGCTGCAAGAAAATGTCACactaaataattgtttttaaaatctaataTACATCAGAACAATAAATATACACTTTAGTACAAAAATACTGTCTTCATGTTCCGGATCCTGAATACATCACATTTTTTATCCAGTTCTATATATTCCACACCTATATGTCCAATACCAGGACAGGCAAGTTTACCAAATAGACAAGCAACTTAAAGATAAGATGGAACTTTATTTATCCACAG contains:
- the LOC122877681 gene encoding integumentary mucin C.1-like isoform X3 — translated: MERKILCWIFLLGYLHASSGQIEAQGTTTTDPGTNTATSTTTSHTTTTAASTTTSLESLAHLQMKMTSYGEVSNGTIIELVKQFFRSEQLLNGTAHTVTVTNIQRVRVATTVPSYTTTSLNTITTPQTTTPTVTSPPSTTTSPTTPITTTTTTNLSSTTTPPNTTTTTTTTAPGVPATSTPAGTTAPAAPATSTPAGTTAPGVPATATPAGTTAPAAPATSTPAGTTAPAAPSTTNIFI
- the LOC122877681 gene encoding mucin-2-like isoform X1; this translates as MERKILCWIFLLGYLHASSGQIEAQGTTTTDPGTNTATSTTTSHTTTTAASTTTSLESLAHLQMKMTSYGEVSNGTIIELVKQFFRSEQLLNGTAHTVTVTNIQRVRVATTVPSYTTTSLNTITTPQTTTPTVTSPPSTTTSPTTPITTTTTTNLSSTTTPPNTTTTTTTTAPGVPATTTPAGSSHLRLQPPQLRLEPGVPATSTPAGTTAPGVPATSTPAGTTAPAAPATSTPAGTTAPGVPATATPAGTTAPAAPATSTPAGTTAPAAPSTTNIFI
- the LOC122877681 gene encoding protein let-653-like isoform X2; this translates as MERKILCWIFLLGYLHASSGQIEAQGTTTTDPGLESLAHLQMKMTSYGEVSNGTIIELVKQFFRSEQLLNGTAHTVTVTNIQRVRVATTVPSYTTTSLNTITTPQTTTPTVTSPPSTTTSPTTPITTTTTTNLSSTTTPPNTTTTTTTTAPGVPATTTPAGSSHLRLQPPQLRLEPGVPATSTPAGTTAPGVPATSTPAGTTAPAAPATSTPAGTTAPGVPATATPAGTTAPAAPATSTPAGTTAPAAPSTTNIFI